One Salmo salar chromosome ssa01, Ssal_v3.1, whole genome shotgun sequence DNA window includes the following coding sequences:
- the LOC106606274 gene encoding fibroblast growth factor 8 isoform X1: MRRLPSQLSYLFLHFFAFCYYAQVTNQSSPNFTQHVSEQSKVTDRVSRRLIRTYQLYSRTSGKHVQVLPNKKINAMADDGDVYAKLVVETDTFGSRVRIKGAETGLYICMNKRGKLIGKRNGQGHDCIFSEIVLENNYTALRNARYEGWYMGFTRRGRPRKGSRTRQHQREVHFMKRLPLGSHPTHPAQHKPFDFVHYPFSPRTKRTRFSAER; the protein is encoded by the exons ATGCGACGCCTCCCATCCCAGTTGAGTTATCT GTTCCTACACTTCTTTGCATTCTGCTACTATGCTCAG GTAACCAATCAGTCCTCGCCTAATTTCACGCAGCATGTAAGCGAACAGAGCAAGGTGACGGACCGTGTGAGCCGCAGGTTAATTCGGACCTACCAGCTTTACAGCCGAACCAGCGGGAAGCACGTGCAGGTTCTGCCCAACAAGAAGATCAACGCCATGGCAGACGATGGAGACGTATACG CCAAACTGGTCGTAGAGACAGACACGTTTGGAAGTCGCGTGCGGATCAAAGGAGCAGAGACAGGACTCTACATCTGCATGAACAAGAGGGGGAAGCTGATCGGAAAG AGAAATGGGCAAGGCCACGACTGCATCTTCTCAGAGATTGTCCTGGAGAATAACTACACGGCGCTGAGGAACGCACGCTACGAAGGCTGGTACATGGGTTTCACCAGACGTGGACGCCCCCGGAAAGGCTCGCGAACGCGGCAGCACCAACGCGAGGTCCATTTTATGAAACGATTGCCTCTGGGATCCCATCCCACCCATCCGGCCCAGCACAAGCCCTTTGACTTCGTCCACTACCCCTTCAGCCCCAGGACTAAACGCACACGCTTCTCAGCCGAACGCtga
- the LOC106606274 gene encoding fibroblast growth factor 8 isoform X2 produces the protein MRRLPSQLSYLFLHFFAFCYYAQHVSEQSKVTDRVSRRLIRTYQLYSRTSGKHVQVLPNKKINAMADDGDVYAKLVVETDTFGSRVRIKGAETGLYICMNKRGKLIGKRNGQGHDCIFSEIVLENNYTALRNARYEGWYMGFTRRGRPRKGSRTRQHQREVHFMKRLPLGSHPTHPAQHKPFDFVHYPFSPRTKRTRFSAER, from the exons ATGCGACGCCTCCCATCCCAGTTGAGTTATCT GTTCCTACACTTCTTTGCATTCTGCTACTATGCTCAG CATGTAAGCGAACAGAGCAAGGTGACGGACCGTGTGAGCCGCAGGTTAATTCGGACCTACCAGCTTTACAGCCGAACCAGCGGGAAGCACGTGCAGGTTCTGCCCAACAAGAAGATCAACGCCATGGCAGACGATGGAGACGTATACG CCAAACTGGTCGTAGAGACAGACACGTTTGGAAGTCGCGTGCGGATCAAAGGAGCAGAGACAGGACTCTACATCTGCATGAACAAGAGGGGGAAGCTGATCGGAAAG AGAAATGGGCAAGGCCACGACTGCATCTTCTCAGAGATTGTCCTGGAGAATAACTACACGGCGCTGAGGAACGCACGCTACGAAGGCTGGTACATGGGTTTCACCAGACGTGGACGCCCCCGGAAAGGCTCGCGAACGCGGCAGCACCAACGCGAGGTCCATTTTATGAAACGATTGCCTCTGGGATCCCATCCCACCCATCCGGCCCAGCACAAGCCCTTTGACTTCGTCCACTACCCCTTCAGCCCCAGGACTAAACGCACACGCTTCTCAGCCGAACGCtga